A part of Candida albicans SC5314 chromosome 2, complete sequence genomic DNA contains:
- the RPF2 gene encoding rRNA-binding ribosome biosynthesis protein (Putative pre-rRNA processing protein; Hap43p-induced gene; mutation confers hypersensitivity to 5-fluorocytosine (5-FC), 5-fluorouracil (5-FU), and tubercidin (7-deazaadenosine)), giving the protein MIRTIKPKNARSKRALAKKEAKLVENTKSALFVPGSTGNKFLHDAMCDLMAFKKPFAKKFSKKNEIRPFEDSSQLEFFAEKNDSSLMVFSSNNKKRPKTLTFVRFFNFKVYDMIGLSIQENHKLLQDFKKLTFTIGLKPMFVFNGPIFDSHPVYQHIKSLFLDFFRGEETDLQDVAGLQYVIALSAGEVEDLNNDKVLPLVHFRVYKLKSYKSGQKLPRIELDEIGPRFDFKIGRRITPTPDVEKEATKKPKQLEAKVKKNVTTDFMGDKVAQIHVGKQDLSKLQTRKMKGLKEKYDQESEEEDVYVSDEEYFGEDIEEPETKRQKV; this is encoded by the coding sequence ATGATTAGGACGATCAAACCAAAGAATGCTCGTTCTAAAAGAGCATTAGCTAAAAAGGAAGCTAAATTAGTTGAAAACACCAAATCAGCATTATTTGTTCCAGGTTCAACGGGGAATAAATTTTTACATGATGCCATGTGTGATTTAATGGCATTTAAAAAACCATTTgccaaaaaattttccaaaaaaaatgaaattagaCCATTTGAAGATTCCAGTCAATTAGAATTTTTTGCAGAAAAGAATGATTCATCATTAATGgtattttcatcaaataataaaaaaagaccAAAGACTTTAACGTTTGTaagatttttcaattttaaagtTTATGATATGATTGGATTATCAATACAAGAAAATcataaattattacaagattttaaaaaattaacatTTACAATTGGATTAAAACCaatgtttgtttttaatgGTCCAATTTTTGATAGTCATCCAGTTTATCAACATATTAAATctttatttcttgattttttccGTGGTGAAGAAACTGATTTACAAGATGTTGCTGGGTTACAATATGTGATTGCCTTATCTGCTGGAGAAGTCgaagatttaaataatgataaagtATTACCATTAGTTCATTTCAGAGtgtataaattgaaatcttaTAAATCAGGTCAAAAATTAccaagaattgaattggatGAAATTGGTCCTcgttttgattttaaaattggtAGAAGAATTACTCCTACTCCagatgttgaaaaagaagctactaaaaaaccaaaacaattgGAAGCTAAAGTCAAAAAGAATGTCACTACCGATTTCATGGGTGATAAAGTTGCTCAAATACATGTGGGTAAACAAGATTTGAGTAAATTACAAACAAGAAAGATGAAAggattgaaagaaaaatacgATCAAGAaagtgaagaagaagatgtgTATGTTTCTGATGAAGAGTACTTTGGTGAAGATATAGAAGAACCAGAGACTAAAAGACAAAAAGTATAG